A region from the Amycolatopsis camponoti genome encodes:
- the lysA gene encoding diaminopimelate decarboxylase: MTLSELLPSLGCEAADHLEPGVWPRSTRIGEDGELLFAGARVSHLAARFGTPSYLIDEQQVRDTAREYREALPDVEVAYASKALCTRSVLRWVAEAGLSLDTCSAGEIAVARGVGFPAERMLLHGNAKTPEDLKAALAYGVRRIVVDSLDEIEQLGALAHGAQQVMIRVTPGVAAGAHAAISTGTEGQKFGFSLLDGVPDNVDAAVRAVRDQPGLRLAGLHCHIGSQVSRVDRYEAAARRMAEVLVRIRDTHGVTLRELDLGGGHAVPYVGGEPAFDLGGYSRRLRVALAYECAAHGFPLPRLTIEPGRALVGPAGITVYRVCAVKRGSRTFVAVDGGMSDNARPSLYGARYTTRLVGRRSKAKRVPMTVVGRHCEAGDVLADGLLLPGDLHAGDLLAVPCTGAYHHSLASNYNQVGRPPLVGVKDGVATLLVRRETEEDLSRRDLG; this comes from the coding sequence GTGACGCTCAGCGAGCTTCTTCCCAGCCTCGGCTGCGAAGCCGCCGATCACCTCGAGCCAGGAGTCTGGCCGCGAAGCACCCGAATCGGCGAAGACGGCGAGCTCCTCTTCGCCGGCGCGCGGGTCAGCCACCTCGCCGCCCGCTTCGGGACGCCGTCCTACCTCATCGACGAGCAGCAGGTCCGCGACACCGCCCGCGAGTACCGCGAAGCGCTCCCGGACGTCGAAGTCGCGTACGCGAGCAAGGCGCTGTGTACGCGGTCCGTACTGCGTTGGGTCGCCGAAGCGGGGTTGTCGCTCGACACCTGCTCCGCGGGCGAGATCGCCGTCGCGCGCGGAGTCGGCTTCCCCGCGGAGCGCATGCTGCTGCACGGCAACGCGAAAACTCCCGAAGACCTGAAGGCCGCTCTCGCGTACGGCGTCCGCCGGATCGTGGTCGACTCGCTCGACGAGATCGAGCAGCTCGGCGCGCTCGCCCACGGCGCGCAGCAGGTGATGATCCGCGTGACGCCGGGCGTCGCGGCCGGCGCGCACGCGGCCATCAGCACCGGCACCGAGGGCCAGAAGTTCGGCTTCTCGCTGCTCGACGGCGTCCCCGACAACGTCGACGCGGCCGTGCGGGCCGTGCGAGACCAGCCCGGGTTGCGGCTCGCCGGCCTGCACTGCCACATCGGCTCGCAGGTCTCCCGCGTCGACCGCTACGAGGCCGCCGCGCGCCGGATGGCCGAGGTGCTCGTCCGGATCCGCGACACCCACGGCGTCACCCTGCGGGAGCTCGACCTCGGCGGCGGGCACGCGGTGCCGTACGTCGGCGGCGAGCCCGCGTTCGACCTCGGCGGCTACTCGCGACGCCTGCGAGTGGCGCTCGCCTACGAGTGCGCGGCGCACGGATTCCCGTTGCCGCGCTTGACGATCGAGCCCGGCCGGGCGCTCGTCGGGCCGGCCGGGATCACCGTCTACCGAGTCTGCGCGGTCAAGCGCGGCAGCCGTACGTTCGTCGCGGTCGACGGCGGGATGAGCGACAACGCGCGGCCCTCGCTCTACGGCGCGCGCTACACGACGCGCCTGGTCGGACGGCGATCGAAGGCGAAGCGCGTCCCGATGACCGTCGTGGGCCGGCACTGCGAAGCCGGCGACGTCCTCGCCGACGGCCTCCTCCTGCCCGGCGACCTGCACGCCGGTGACCTGCTGGCCGTGCCGTGCACCGGCGCGTACCACCACTCGCTGGCCTCGAACTACAACCAGGTCGGACGCCCGCCGCTGGTCGGCGTCAAGGACGGCGTCGCGACGCTGCTGGTGCGCCGCGAAACCGAGGAGGACCTCAGCCGGCGCGACTTGGGCTGA
- a CDS encoding Lrp/AsnC family transcriptional regulator — protein MGEDSRARGLDNTDRSLIALLQQDGRASFTALAKAVGLSEGAVRQRVQRLLRDDLMQIVAVTDPVNVDLTRQAMVGISVDGADPRAVADKLSELPNVHYVVLCAGRYDLLAELVCRDDDHMLEVLGEEIRKIDGVSGTELFVYLKLAKQNYAWGRLTA, from the coding sequence ATGGGTGAAGATTCACGTGCGCGCGGGCTGGACAACACGGACAGATCGCTGATCGCCCTGCTGCAGCAAGACGGCCGGGCCTCGTTCACCGCGCTCGCGAAGGCGGTCGGGCTCTCGGAGGGAGCCGTTCGCCAGCGCGTGCAACGACTCCTGCGTGACGACCTCATGCAGATCGTGGCGGTGACCGACCCGGTCAACGTCGATCTGACGAGGCAGGCGATGGTCGGGATCAGCGTCGACGGCGCTGATCCGCGCGCCGTGGCCGACAAGCTGTCCGAACTGCCGAACGTGCACTACGTCGTGTTGTGCGCCGGGCGCTACGACCTGCTGGCCGAACTCGTCTGCCGGGACGACGACCACATGCTCGAAGTGCTGGGCGAGGAGATCCGCAAGATCGACGGCGTGTCCGGGACCGAGCTGTTCGTCTACCTCAAGCTGGCCAAGCAGAACTACGCCTGGGGCCGGCTCACGGCGTAG
- a CDS encoding TetR/AcrR family transcriptional regulator C-terminal domain-containing protein, with product MPLEVGDAVRVALELLEDEGLDKLTVRRLATELGVKAPALYWHFRSKRALLDHMTDAIVAPVVAGLPSGGPWLKWLEEAGLALHTVLLAHRDGARVALGADLTTARALGELAERAVGVLHDAGFPLGEATRAAGVLVHFVLGRAVEDQTRLPPAEEAAVLASASFPFPLMARGLRERAGSTVEDDFRYALGVLLAGLDAVSPSRAG from the coding sequence ATGCCGCTGGAAGTCGGCGACGCGGTGCGCGTCGCGCTGGAACTGCTGGAAGACGAGGGTCTCGACAAGCTGACCGTGCGGCGGCTGGCCACGGAGCTGGGCGTCAAGGCGCCCGCGTTGTACTGGCACTTCCGGAGCAAGCGCGCGCTGCTCGACCACATGACGGACGCGATCGTCGCGCCGGTCGTCGCCGGGCTGCCGTCCGGCGGGCCGTGGCTGAAGTGGCTCGAAGAGGCGGGTCTGGCGCTGCACACGGTGTTGCTCGCACACCGCGACGGCGCCCGCGTCGCGCTGGGCGCGGACCTCACCACGGCCCGCGCGCTCGGCGAGCTGGCCGAGCGCGCGGTCGGGGTGCTGCACGACGCGGGCTTCCCGCTCGGCGAGGCCACCCGCGCGGCCGGGGTGCTGGTCCACTTCGTGCTCGGCCGGGCCGTCGAGGACCAGACGCGGCTGCCGCCCGCCGAGGAGGCGGCGGTGCTCGCGTCGGCCTCGTTCCCGTTCCCGCTGATGGCGCGTGGCCTGCGCGAACGCGCCGGCTCGACGGTCGAAGACGACTTCCGCTACGCGCTCGGCGTGCTGCTCGCCGGCCTCGACGCGGTCAGCCCAAGTCGCGCCGGCTGA
- the helR gene encoding RNA polymerase recycling motor ATPase HelR encodes MSNQGYDEELRAERAYVTGLYARLDREREQAGARLRGALGEPGTTLVERDADVRVRARETVRLNVADNGLCFGRVDALSGETGYIGRIGLFDGENDYEPLLLDWRAPAARPFYVATAASPENLRRRRQFHTLGRKVVDFTDEVLGRPGDGERGDAALLAAVNAPRGDGMRDIVATIQAEQDEIIRLGHSGALVVEGGPGTGKTAVALHRVAYLLYTQRERMSRSGVLVVGPSPLFLDHIGRVLPSLGESDVVFVTTGDLVPGLRVTAEDEPEVAKLKGSLEILDVLTAAVADRQRVPEEPVPVELADVTVALDAGIADEARLEARRSGLPHNEAGAVFRAQVVAILAERAVAEIGEGWLTREDRGAWADLRADVLDELAGHEDLGVTLGALWPELTPETLLAPLYMSPRRLEAAGADPALFRADGAAWTVSDVPLLDELVDLLGRDDSAERAAARRQAEEDAEYAEGVMDLIKLDREEQDEDLGLVATDLLYAEDLADRFAERDTRDLAERAAEDRDWTYGHVVVDEAQELSEMDWRALMRRCPSRSFTVVGDLAQRRSAAGATAWGSMLAPYVADRWAYRELTVNYRTPAEIMTVAGALLARFAPDARPPESVRASGIRPWSRRVSDAELAAAIDDFDREEAEREGTSVVIGPPGVPGTVAPSATKGLEFDAVLVVEPERILAEGARGAAELYVALTRATQRLGVLHRDPLPAVLAGLAEAGVPARAGHRRFQ; translated from the coding sequence TTGTCAAACCAGGGGTACGACGAGGAATTGCGAGCCGAGCGCGCGTACGTCACCGGGTTGTACGCGCGCCTCGACCGCGAACGCGAGCAGGCGGGGGCGCGCTTGCGCGGCGCGCTCGGGGAACCGGGGACCACGCTGGTGGAGCGCGACGCCGACGTGCGTGTCCGGGCCCGTGAGACGGTCCGGCTGAACGTCGCCGACAACGGGCTCTGCTTCGGCAGGGTGGACGCACTGAGCGGGGAAACCGGCTACATCGGCCGGATCGGTCTTTTCGACGGCGAAAACGACTACGAACCCCTTCTGCTGGATTGGCGGGCGCCGGCGGCGCGGCCGTTCTACGTCGCCACCGCGGCGTCGCCGGAAAACCTGCGCCGCCGCCGTCAGTTCCACACGCTGGGGCGAAAGGTCGTCGATTTCACCGACGAAGTCCTCGGCCGTCCCGGTGACGGCGAACGCGGGGACGCGGCGCTGCTGGCCGCGGTCAACGCCCCGCGCGGCGACGGCATGCGGGACATCGTCGCGACGATCCAGGCCGAGCAGGACGAGATCATCCGGCTCGGCCACTCGGGGGCGCTGGTCGTCGAGGGCGGGCCCGGCACCGGGAAGACCGCCGTCGCGCTGCACCGGGTGGCGTACCTGCTCTACACGCAGCGCGAACGGATGTCGCGCAGCGGCGTGCTGGTGGTCGGGCCGAGCCCGCTGTTCCTCGACCACATCGGCCGCGTGCTGCCTTCGCTCGGTGAGTCGGACGTCGTGTTCGTGACGACCGGCGACCTCGTGCCGGGCTTGCGCGTCACCGCCGAAGACGAGCCGGAGGTGGCGAAGCTCAAGGGGTCGCTGGAGATCCTCGACGTGCTGACCGCGGCGGTCGCCGACCGGCAGCGCGTGCCCGAGGAACCGGTGCCGGTCGAGCTGGCCGACGTCACCGTGGCGCTCGACGCCGGCATCGCGGACGAGGCCCGGCTCGAAGCGCGCCGGTCCGGGCTGCCGCACAACGAGGCCGGCGCGGTCTTCCGCGCGCAGGTCGTGGCGATCCTCGCCGAGCGGGCCGTGGCCGAGATCGGGGAAGGCTGGCTGACCCGCGAGGACCGTGGGGCGTGGGCCGACCTGCGCGCCGACGTCCTCGACGAGCTGGCCGGGCACGAAGACCTCGGCGTCACGCTCGGCGCGTTGTGGCCGGAGCTGACGCCGGAGACACTGCTGGCGCCGCTGTACATGTCGCCGCGCCGGCTCGAAGCCGCCGGCGCCGATCCGGCGCTGTTCCGCGCGGACGGCGCGGCTTGGACCGTGTCGGACGTGCCGCTGCTCGACGAGCTGGTCGACCTGCTCGGCCGGGACGATTCCGCCGAGCGCGCCGCCGCGCGTCGCCAGGCGGAGGAGGACGCGGAGTACGCCGAAGGCGTCATGGACCTCATCAAGCTGGACCGCGAAGAGCAGGACGAGGATCTGGGCCTGGTCGCCACCGACCTGCTCTACGCCGAGGACCTGGCCGACCGGTTCGCCGAGCGCGACACCCGCGACCTCGCCGAGCGCGCGGCCGAGGACCGGGACTGGACCTACGGGCACGTCGTCGTCGACGAGGCACAGGAACTGTCCGAAATGGACTGGCGGGCGCTGATGCGGCGGTGTCCGAGCCGGTCGTTCACGGTCGTCGGCGACCTGGCGCAACGCCGCAGCGCCGCCGGGGCGACCGCGTGGGGATCGATGCTGGCGCCGTACGTCGCCGACCGGTGGGCGTACCGGGAGCTGACGGTGAACTACCGGACCCCGGCGGAGATCATGACCGTCGCCGGCGCGTTGCTCGCGCGGTTCGCGCCGGACGCGCGGCCGCCGGAATCCGTGCGGGCGAGCGGGATCCGGCCGTGGTCGCGGCGGGTCTCGGACGCCGAGCTGGCGGCCGCCATCGACGATTTCGATCGCGAAGAGGCCGAGCGCGAAGGCACCAGCGTCGTGATCGGCCCGCCCGGCGTGCCGGGCACCGTTGCGCCGTCGGCGACGAAGGGCCTGGAGTTCGACGCGGTCCTCGTCGTCGAGCCGGAACGGATCCTGGCCGAAGGCGCGCGTGGCGCGGCGGAGCTGTACGTCGCGCTCACGCGCGCCACGCAGCGCCTCGGGGTGCTGCACCGGGATCCGCTCCCGGCGGTGCTGGCCGGGCTCGCCGAAGCGGGCGTGCCCGCGCGGGCGGGTCACCGGCGGTTCCAGTAG
- a CDS encoding FAD-dependent monooxygenase, which yields MDADVIVVGAGPVGLFLAAELKLAGAEPLVLERLTTPSEEPKSRGLGVLATEALRRRGLGAQLAEADVEGTKDLARDHGSARGHFANIFKIVPREDRPRTNIWQPELERVLAKHAEGIRILRGHEVTALESDVDGVTVTAGKTWRAQYVVGCDGGRSTVRKLAGFAFPGTPALLRTVAGQVRFAGAIPPAGRYAGGTFLHGGSMVGVTEPASNPEPVTAAELAESIRRVTGADVVVEDFREERRFGDQARQADDYRRGRVFLAGDAAHVHSPSGGQGLNLGIPDAANLGWKLGAVLRGDKPEAFLDTYTRERHPAGEAVLRNTRAQSALLAPGPHVDALREIVGEVLDLPEANRYFADLLSGVRERYDFPYPAPAPVGEHCPDLELVDADGRTTRLHEHTRTGRGLLLIAEHPADPRVDVVPVTNTGPLLLRPDGVVAWAGEGPLDVALATWF from the coding sequence ATGGATGCCGACGTGATCGTCGTGGGCGCGGGCCCGGTGGGCCTGTTCCTCGCCGCCGAGCTCAAGCTGGCCGGCGCCGAGCCGCTGGTCCTGGAACGCCTGACCACGCCTTCCGAAGAACCGAAGTCACGCGGCCTGGGCGTGCTCGCGACCGAGGCACTCCGGCGACGCGGTCTCGGTGCCCAGCTCGCCGAAGCCGATGTCGAAGGCACGAAGGACCTCGCGCGCGACCACGGCAGCGCCCGCGGCCACTTCGCGAACATCTTCAAGATCGTCCCGCGCGAAGATCGCCCGCGGACGAACATCTGGCAGCCGGAGCTGGAACGCGTCCTCGCGAAGCACGCCGAGGGCATCAGAATCCTGCGTGGTCACGAGGTCACCGCGCTGGAGTCCGATGTGGACGGTGTCACCGTCACCGCCGGGAAGACCTGGCGCGCCCAGTACGTCGTCGGCTGCGACGGCGGCCGCAGCACCGTGCGCAAGCTGGCCGGCTTCGCCTTCCCCGGCACGCCGGCCCTGTTGCGCACGGTCGCCGGGCAGGTGCGGTTCGCGGGCGCCATCCCGCCCGCCGGGCGGTACGCCGGGGGCACCTTCCTGCACGGCGGCAGCATGGTCGGGGTCACCGAACCCGCGTCGAACCCGGAGCCGGTCACCGCGGCCGAGCTCGCCGAGAGCATCCGGCGGGTCACCGGCGCGGACGTCGTCGTCGAGGACTTCCGGGAGGAACGGCGGTTCGGCGACCAGGCCCGCCAGGCCGACGACTACCGCCGCGGCCGCGTCTTCCTCGCCGGTGACGCCGCGCACGTGCACTCGCCGAGCGGCGGGCAGGGCCTCAACCTCGGCATTCCGGACGCGGCCAACCTCGGCTGGAAGCTCGGCGCCGTCCTTCGCGGCGACAAGCCCGAAGCGTTCCTCGACACGTACACACGCGAAAGGCACCCGGCCGGCGAAGCGGTGCTACGCAACACACGCGCGCAGTCGGCGTTGCTGGCGCCCGGCCCGCACGTCGACGCGCTGCGGGAGATCGTCGGCGAAGTGCTGGACCTGCCCGAGGCGAACCGGTACTTCGCGGACCTCCTGTCCGGCGTCCGCGAGCGCTACGACTTCCCTTACCCCGCCCCGGCCCCGGTCGGCGAGCACTGCCCGGACCTCGAACTCGTCGACGCCGACGGCCGCACGACCCGGCTGCACGAGCACACCCGCACCGGCCGCGGCCTCCTGCTGATCGCGGAGCACCCGGCCGATCCGCGCGTCGACGTCGTGCCGGTCACGAACACCGGTCCGCTGCTGCTCCGGCCCGACGGCGTGGTCGCCTGGGCGGGCGAGGGGCCGCTCGACGTCGCCCTCGCCACCTGGTTCTAG
- a CDS encoding LamG-like jellyroll fold domain-containing protein translates to MTDTSRRTFLLGAGAAAAATLPAVALGTPAVAAEARGHHRPDAEDPRFTLVVMPDTQYLFDEDRGDAAPLDASLRYVLDEADDNVVFLAHLGDLTQNGRADEFSRISRSFQALDRRRFPYSTLAGNHDIDGSKDDQRGPSPYLDAFGPQRHRNSPTFKGASKDGYNTYHVFRGGGRDWLLLALDWRPSAGGLEWARQVLAQHPTLPAILTIHELVWAGDDHQAQFSTFGELVWKELVNGNDQIFLTLNGHYWPTGRTVRENAAGHDVHVHIANYQDRYYGGSAMVRLYQFDLARGVVDVRTFSPWLAAQDHLSEMQQVEAERSGAADYFSLEIDFAERFKGFAPVPVPPGRPAKQVLVPGTVAYWRFEGGQDGKPVPADVVVRDQSGRGNDLTRVTAPGSGPDALRYASEFSPRQPSRASLRFDGGRDPSRGAYLRTVDAAPMNELEFERGYTVEVFFRLPADFKDGHHGWCGLFARQGSGGAAGKTGDDPEESAATLSLSDGGELQWAVFPLNQNRISTNWGHELPVEKWWHVAVVNDGRRTTVFVDGCPVVRNPATPAVGLANPGGSWLVGASSYDGKVDRSFAGLLGDVRVVDRPLNPREFMLG, encoded by the coding sequence GCCCCGACGCCGAAGATCCGCGCTTCACGCTCGTGGTCATGCCGGACACGCAGTACCTGTTCGACGAGGACCGCGGCGACGCGGCCCCGTTGGACGCCTCGCTGCGCTACGTCCTCGACGAGGCCGACGACAACGTTGTCTTCCTCGCTCACCTCGGAGACCTCACACAGAACGGCCGCGCGGACGAGTTCTCGCGCATCAGCAGGTCGTTCCAGGCCCTCGACCGCCGCCGGTTCCCGTACAGCACCCTCGCGGGCAACCACGACATCGACGGCTCGAAGGACGACCAGCGCGGCCCCTCGCCCTACCTGGACGCGTTCGGCCCGCAGCGTCACCGCAACTCGCCGACGTTCAAGGGCGCGTCGAAGGACGGCTACAACACCTACCACGTCTTCCGCGGCGGTGGCCGTGACTGGCTGCTGCTCGCCCTCGACTGGCGGCCCTCCGCGGGCGGGCTCGAGTGGGCCAGGCAGGTCCTCGCGCAGCACCCGACGCTGCCCGCGATCCTCACCATCCACGAGCTGGTCTGGGCCGGCGACGACCACCAGGCGCAGTTCTCGACGTTCGGCGAACTGGTCTGGAAGGAGCTGGTGAACGGCAACGACCAGATCTTCCTGACGCTCAACGGCCACTACTGGCCGACCGGGCGCACGGTCCGCGAGAACGCCGCCGGGCACGACGTCCACGTCCACATCGCGAACTACCAGGACCGCTACTACGGCGGCAGCGCCATGGTCCGGCTCTACCAGTTCGACCTCGCGCGCGGCGTCGTCGACGTCCGGACGTTCTCGCCGTGGCTCGCCGCGCAGGACCACCTCAGCGAAATGCAGCAGGTCGAGGCCGAGCGCAGCGGCGCCGCCGACTACTTCAGCCTGGAGATCGACTTCGCCGAGCGCTTCAAGGGGTTCGCGCCGGTGCCGGTCCCGCCCGGGCGTCCCGCGAAGCAGGTGCTGGTGCCGGGAACGGTCGCGTACTGGCGCTTCGAGGGCGGCCAGGACGGCAAGCCGGTGCCGGCCGACGTCGTCGTGCGCGACCAGAGCGGCCGCGGCAACGACCTCACGCGCGTCACGGCGCCCGGGAGCGGTCCGGACGCGCTGAGGTACGCGAGCGAGTTCTCGCCGCGGCAGCCGTCGCGGGCGAGCCTGCGGTTCGACGGCGGCCGTGACCCGAGCCGCGGCGCGTACCTGCGCACGGTCGACGCGGCGCCGATGAACGAGCTGGAGTTCGAGCGCGGCTACACCGTCGAGGTGTTCTTCCGGTTGCCGGCGGACTTCAAGGACGGCCACCACGGCTGGTGCGGGCTGTTTGCCCGCCAGGGCAGCGGTGGCGCCGCCGGCAAGACCGGCGACGACCCGGAGGAATCGGCCGCCACACTGTCCCTTTCGGACGGTGGCGAGCTGCAGTGGGCGGTGTTCCCCTTGAACCAGAACCGGATCTCGACGAACTGGGGCCACGAGCTGCCGGTCGAGAAGTGGTGGCACGTCGCGGTCGTCAACGATGGCCGGCGCACGACGGTGTTCGTCGACGGCTGCCCGGTCGTGCGCAACCCGGCCACCCCGGCGGTCGGCCTCGCGAATCCCGGCGGCTCGTGGCTGGTCGGTGCCTCGTCCTACGACGGGAAGGTCGACCGGAGCTTCGCCGGGCTGCTGGGTGACGTGCGGGTGGTGGACCGGCCGCTGAACCCGCGCGAATTCATGCTCGGATAG